A single genomic interval of Pelodiscus sinensis isolate JC-2024 chromosome 28, ASM4963464v1, whole genome shotgun sequence harbors:
- the LOC102451702 gene encoding protein phosphatase 1 regulatory subunit 3C-B-like — MSCSELFQVFSPPPAMPVDFAMRLCLTRSPPIRKLLNSYEELRSGRGRKPLRSCLNQKASVELERWDSAKGSRNKKKRVVFADMKGLSLTAVRFFSKIEEDLCDLQQALSDLTCLRPKLRDPRPETKRYTLDFPQPSADYMAFRSRLHSNLVCLENCLIQEQSLSGTIKVRNIGYEKKVHVRITFDSWRSFRDVVCQYMHNTYSAADADTFSFDVTLPRAPGFCGAIEFCISFQCGQKIYWDNNRGINYKIRHSGSSPLPSSLSQLVRGSSVAGEELGSSKAAMLVLSHLQTWRRSENRGPYW, encoded by the exons ATGAGCTGCAGCGA GCTATTCCAGGTGTTCAGCCCGCCCCCAGCCATGCCTGTGGATTTTGCCATGCGGCTCTGCCTGACCCGCTCTCCTCCCATCCGCAAGCTGCTGAACTCCTATGAGGAGCTGCGGAGTGGCCGGGGGCGCAAACCCCTCCGCTCCTGCCTGAACCAGAAGGCCAGTGTGGAGCTGGAGCGGTGGGACAGCGCCAAGGGCAGCAGGAACAAGAAGAAGAGGGTAGTGTTTGCTGACATGAAAGGGCTTTCGCTGACAGCCGTCCGTTTCTTTTCCAAAATCGAGGAGGACCTGTGTGACCTGCAGCAAGCCCTATCTGACCTGACCTGCCTGAGGCCCAAGCTGCGAGATCCCCGCCCAGAGACTAAGAGGTACACCCTGGACTTCCCCCAGCCGTCTGCTGACTACATGGCCTTCCGCAGCCGCCTGCACAGCAACCTGGTGTGCCTGGAGAACTGTCTGATCCAGGAGCAGTCGCTGTCAGGGACCATCAAGGTCAGGAACATCGGCTACGAGAAGAAGGTGCACGTCCGCATCACCTTTGACTCCTGGAGGAGTTTCCGGGATGTCGTTTGCCAATACATGCACAACACCTACAGCGCCGCTGATGCAGACACGTTCTCCTTCGACGTCACCCTGCCCAGAGCACCCGGCTTCTGCGGAGCCATCGAGTTCTGCATTTCCTTCCAGTGTGGGCAGAAAATCTACTGGGACAACAACCGGGGGATCAACTACAAGATACGCCActcaggttcctcacccctgcccagcAGCCTCTCCCAGCTGGTGCGGGGTTCCAGTgtggctggggaggagctgggctcCTCCAAAGCAGCCATGCTGGTCCTCTCTCACTTGCAGACCTGGAGGCGTTCGGAGAACCGTGGCCCCTACTGGTAG